A window of the Natronomonas salina genome harbors these coding sequences:
- a CDS encoding sulfite exporter TauE/SafE family protein: MLFESALNALGGSPELLALFVGFGLLVGILFGFFGMGGSFLVTPALLMMGYPARVAVGSGMAFVFGTAVIATLKHHDLGQVDYKLGGIMIAGTTLGIEAGRASVFYLEELGLAGGVISVAYVLLLGAVGLMVTRDALTGDGGGIDHDAADKDLEDYEIPDIAKTIQETVRIPPLVSLRGDLIVSVWVILAVAFVTGLLSGFLGVGGGFIRMPAMIYAIGAPVPVAVGTDLFEIVFSGAIGSYLYSQGGGVDLGIVVPLLFGSALGARIGSAATAVVDADGIKIYFGGMLLAGAVAVGIGEVGSYLGIALLETIGLVLVLGAALVVAAAVVYTSLKSMRASHNQSPATAD, encoded by the coding sequence ATGCTGTTTGAAAGCGCCCTGAATGCCCTCGGCGGCTCCCCGGAGCTACTCGCATTGTTCGTCGGCTTCGGGCTCCTGGTGGGCATCCTATTCGGGTTCTTCGGCATGGGCGGGTCGTTTCTCGTCACCCCTGCGTTGTTGATGATGGGGTATCCGGCCCGGGTCGCTGTGGGTAGCGGGATGGCGTTCGTCTTCGGGACGGCGGTCATAGCGACGCTGAAACACCACGACCTGGGGCAAGTCGATTACAAGCTCGGCGGCATCATGATCGCCGGCACGACGCTGGGTATCGAAGCAGGGCGTGCGAGCGTCTTCTACCTGGAGGAACTCGGTCTGGCCGGCGGTGTCATCAGCGTCGCCTACGTCCTTTTGCTAGGGGCAGTCGGACTGATGGTCACCCGCGACGCCCTGACGGGCGACGGCGGCGGCATCGACCACGACGCCGCTGACAAGGATCTGGAAGACTACGAGATCCCCGATATCGCGAAGACGATTCAGGAGACGGTGCGTATCCCGCCGCTGGTGTCCCTCCGCGGAGATCTCATCGTCTCCGTCTGGGTGATTCTCGCGGTCGCCTTCGTCACCGGTCTGTTGTCGGGCTTCCTCGGCGTCGGCGGCGGTTTCATCCGCATGCCCGCGATGATCTACGCTATCGGTGCGCCGGTGCCCGTCGCGGTCGGCACCGACCTCTTCGAGATCGTCTTCTCGGGGGCCATCGGTAGCTACCTATACAGCCAGGGCGGCGGCGTCGACCTCGGCATCGTTGTCCCGCTGCTGTTTGGCAGTGCCCTGGGCGCCCGAATCGGGTCGGCAGCCACGGCAGTCGTCGACGCCGACGGCATCAAGATTTACTTCGGTGGGATGCTGCTCGCCGGCGCCGTCGCGGTCGGTATCGGCGAGGTCGGTTCCTATCTGGGTATCGCACTGCTGGAGACCATCGGGCTCGTGCTCGTCCTCGGGGCGGCGCTCGTCGTCGCCGCAGCGGTCGTCTACACGAGCCTGAAGTCGATGCGAGCGTCGCACAACCAATCGCCAGCCACGGCTGACTAG
- a CDS encoding YeeE/YedE family protein, producing the protein MLELLGTSLAELFPNGISRYAIGGVLVGLGVVIVYVGTGIIAGASTFLESTLSYVSGQSRFKQYRSSRDWRIVFTLGIIGGAAVYAVLFQGGIWTTEVQWWRLLIGGVLVGIGTRIGKGCTSGHGVCGVASASVTSFVNVAIFLAVAIATAQLVMLAGVAP; encoded by the coding sequence ATGCTCGAACTACTCGGAACCTCACTCGCCGAACTGTTCCCCAACGGAATCTCCCGGTACGCTATCGGTGGTGTCCTCGTCGGACTCGGGGTCGTCATCGTCTACGTGGGTACCGGTATCATCGCGGGCGCGAGTACGTTCCTCGAGTCGACGCTCTCGTACGTCTCGGGACAATCCCGGTTCAAGCAGTACCGCAGTTCGCGGGACTGGCGTATCGTCTTCACTCTCGGGATCATCGGCGGCGCCGCCGTCTACGCCGTGTTGTTCCAGGGTGGCATCTGGACGACCGAGGTTCAGTGGTGGCGACTCCTGATCGGCGGCGTCCTCGTCGGAATTGGAACCCGTATCGGGAAAGGGTGTACATCGGGCCACGGTGTCTGCGGTGTCGCCTCGGCGTCGGTGACGTCCTTCGTCAACGTCGCGATCTTCCTGGCGGTGGCGATCGCGACCGCCCAGCTCGTCATGCTGGCGGGGGTGGCGCCATGA
- a CDS encoding MFS transporter yields the protein MTAGTELKQGIREHIGQFSLHVLLVFATGLTIGSERAVVPVLGEEVLGVESLFVIGSFVVSFGFVKALLNLYAGKWGEEYGRKPVLILGWATALPLPLILIYAPSWNWITVGNILLGINQALTWSMAINAKIDLAGPDQRGLAVGIDESFGYTGVAVGAWLTGAIAGRWSLRPEPFYFLAVVVVLAFLISIFLIKETVQYAQAEGDADDHDANLPFNEVLKRATYGDRTLFAAAQAGHIENFVDTLFWIAVPLYLTSQGLGIAAVGVVVGVHSAMYFFQIGTGGLADRIGRRPPVVWGMFLAGGGVLGMVLVEGYLLWTVLAAASGLGMALLYPNLMTVPSDAAHPTWRSAGMGVYRMWRDAGYGVGAILIGLSMEFVNIEAAFYMTAILMFVSGAVVYVWMEETHPEFGTHEPPAPAPESSPQPVPEE from the coding sequence ATGACCGCAGGTACGGAACTCAAACAGGGCATCCGCGAACACATCGGACAGTTCTCGCTGCACGTCCTACTGGTATTCGCGACCGGACTGACGATTGGGTCCGAGCGCGCCGTCGTGCCCGTCCTGGGCGAGGAAGTCCTTGGCGTCGAATCGTTGTTCGTCATCGGCTCGTTCGTCGTCTCATTCGGCTTCGTCAAGGCCCTCCTCAACCTCTACGCCGGGAAGTGGGGCGAAGAGTACGGCCGCAAGCCCGTTCTGATTCTTGGGTGGGCGACAGCGCTGCCGCTGCCGCTCATCCTTATCTACGCACCGAGCTGGAACTGGATCACCGTCGGGAACATCCTGCTGGGAATCAACCAGGCGTTGACCTGGAGTATGGCGATCAACGCCAAGATCGACCTCGCCGGGCCTGACCAGCGCGGCCTGGCGGTCGGCATCGACGAGTCCTTCGGCTACACTGGCGTCGCGGTCGGGGCCTGGCTCACGGGTGCCATCGCCGGTCGGTGGAGTCTCCGGCCGGAGCCGTTCTACTTCCTCGCGGTCGTCGTCGTGCTGGCGTTCCTCATCTCGATCTTCCTGATCAAGGAGACCGTCCAGTACGCGCAGGCGGAGGGCGATGCCGACGACCACGACGCGAACCTGCCGTTCAACGAGGTGCTGAAGCGGGCGACCTACGGCGACCGAACGCTGTTCGCCGCCGCACAGGCCGGCCACATCGAGAACTTCGTCGACACGCTGTTCTGGATCGCCGTCCCGCTGTACCTCACGAGTCAGGGGCTCGGGATTGCAGCAGTTGGGGTCGTCGTCGGCGTTCACAGTGCGATGTACTTCTTCCAGATTGGCACTGGTGGTCTCGCCGACCGGATCGGTCGCCGCCCGCCCGTCGTCTGGGGGATGTTCCTCGCCGGCGGTGGCGTCCTCGGGATGGTACTCGTTGAGGGGTATCTCTTGTGGACAGTTCTGGCGGCCGCTTCGGGTTTGGGGATGGCGCTGTTGTATCCGAATTTGATGACGGTACCGAGCGACGCCGCTCACCCGACGTGGCGGTCGGCCGGGATGGGCGTCTACCGGATGTGGCGCGACGCCGGCTACGGCGTCGGAGCGATCCTCATCGGCCTCTCGATGGAATTCGTGAACATTGAGGCCGCATTCTACATGACCGCCATCCTGATGTTCGTTTCCGGGGCAGTGGTGTACGTCTGGATGGAGGAGACCCACCCCGAGTTCGGGACGCACGAGCCACCAGCTCCTGCACCGGAGTCGTCACCGCAACCAGTGCCTGAAGAGTAG
- a CDS encoding aminotransferase class V-fold PLP-dependent enzyme: protein MTPLELRADIPALESTTYFNTGASGPSPRYVVEAAQSTLATQEYESHAVGDPYSMAFDTYEDVRRTAADFIGAKDNEIALTESTTDGINRFATALEWEPGDVVVRTDLEHPAGILPWQRLERHGVEVRVVESEAGRIDREAFTEAVSDAKLVCLSSVTWTRGTRLPVGELTKIAHDQDTLVLVDAVQSVGQLPIDVHEWGADAVAAAGHKWLLGTWGGGFLYVREELANRLEPVAIGYRSVSEAAALDYEYESGARRFEVGTTTPAAHVALREAIGVVEEVGLSTITNRIEVLSDRLKAGVPDARILSPSEYETGLVAIEVRDGEAVVERLANQSIVVRSLPGEDTIRVSIHAFNTGEEIDRLLAELET, encoded by the coding sequence ATGACACCGCTCGAGTTGCGTGCCGACATTCCGGCCCTCGAGAGTACGACCTATTTTAACACCGGAGCGAGCGGACCGAGCCCTCGATACGTCGTGGAGGCTGCACAGTCGACGCTCGCCACCCAGGAGTACGAGTCGCACGCTGTCGGCGATCCCTATTCGATGGCCTTCGACACCTACGAGGACGTTCGTCGGACGGCCGCCGACTTCATCGGTGCCAAGGACAACGAGATAGCGCTCACGGAGAGCACTACGGACGGCATCAACCGCTTCGCAACTGCTCTCGAGTGGGAGCCTGGCGACGTGGTGGTTCGAACCGACCTCGAGCACCCCGCCGGTATCCTCCCCTGGCAACGACTCGAACGCCACGGCGTGGAGGTACGTGTCGTCGAAAGCGAGGCCGGCCGGATCGACCGGGAGGCCTTCACCGAGGCTGTTTCCGACGCGAAACTCGTCTGTCTCAGTTCCGTCACTTGGACACGAGGCACTCGACTCCCTGTCGGAGAGCTGACCAAGATCGCACACGACCAGGACACCCTCGTCTTGGTCGACGCGGTACAGTCGGTTGGGCAACTGCCAATCGACGTCCACGAGTGGGGCGCTGACGCAGTCGCAGCCGCCGGACACAAGTGGCTGCTCGGAACCTGGGGTGGTGGCTTCCTGTACGTCCGCGAGGAACTCGCAAACCGCCTCGAACCAGTCGCGATCGGATACCGGAGCGTATCCGAGGCTGCTGCTCTGGACTACGAGTACGAATCTGGAGCGAGACGGTTTGAGGTCGGGACGACGACCCCCGCTGCGCACGTCGCGCTACGGGAAGCGATCGGCGTCGTCGAGGAAGTCGGACTCTCGACGATCACCAACCGGATCGAGGTACTCTCAGACCGTCTCAAAGCTGGGGTACCGGATGCCAGGATTCTCAGCCCCTCGGAATACGAGACCGGACTCGTTGCGATAGAGGTCCGAGATGGCGAAGCCGTCGTCGAACGACTGGCAAATCAATCGATTGTGGTCCGGTCGCTCCCCGGCGAGGATACTATTCGCGTCTCGATTCACGCCTTCAATACGGGAGAGGAGATCGACCGACTGCTCGCGGAACTCGAGACGTAA
- a CDS encoding anion permease: protein MFTTAAVTFAVAALVSAFMAWSIGAGSTGSTPFAPAVGANAISTMRAAFIVGIFGFAGAALQGASVAEAVGSDLIGGVTLTAQPVIVVLFVAGALMAFGIYTGYPIATAFTVTGAVVGAGLALGGTPAWGKYGEIAALWIVGPLATAALAYGLASVLPREDVPDVYSIPVVAGFVGAVLANVEFAAPGGPTSLSAAAAASSPVAPPATRLVVSLLASVVVAATVHRSMRRDVTAGMYRFLLAMGAVVAFSAGASQVGLAVGPLLPLTAEFSIPTLAVIVGGGVGLLVGSWTGAPRMIKAVAQDYASLGPRRSISALVPAFLLAQVAVRFGVPISFNQIVISSILGAGFAVGGGDGVGARKLLVTLLAWMVSLTVAFTIGYGAVAVVPWL from the coding sequence GTGTTCACGACAGCTGCCGTCACCTTCGCGGTCGCCGCGCTCGTCAGCGCCTTCATGGCCTGGAGCATCGGTGCCGGCTCGACCGGCTCGACGCCGTTCGCGCCCGCGGTCGGCGCCAACGCCATCTCAACGATGCGCGCCGCGTTCATCGTCGGTATCTTCGGCTTCGCCGGCGCCGCCCTCCAGGGAGCCAGCGTCGCCGAGGCCGTCGGTTCCGATCTCATCGGCGGCGTGACGCTCACCGCACAGCCGGTCATCGTCGTCCTCTTCGTCGCCGGCGCCCTCATGGCGTTCGGCATCTACACCGGCTACCCTATCGCGACCGCGTTCACCGTCACCGGCGCCGTCGTCGGAGCGGGCCTCGCACTCGGCGGCACGCCGGCCTGGGGCAAGTACGGCGAGATCGCGGCGCTGTGGATCGTCGGCCCGCTCGCGACAGCGGCGCTCGCCTACGGGCTCGCGTCGGTCCTCCCCCGTGAGGACGTCCCGGACGTCTACAGCATCCCGGTGGTCGCCGGCTTCGTCGGCGCCGTGCTGGCGAACGTGGAGTTCGCCGCCCCGGGCGGCCCCACCTCCCTCTCGGCGGCGGCCGCCGCGTCGTCACCGGTCGCGCCGCCAGCGACACGTCTCGTCGTCTCGCTGCTGGCGTCCGTCGTCGTCGCCGCGACGGTCCACCGGTCGATGCGCCGGGACGTCACCGCCGGGATGTACCGGTTCCTCCTAGCGATGGGCGCGGTGGTGGCGTTCTCCGCGGGAGCGAGCCAGGTCGGCCTCGCGGTCGGGCCGCTGTTGCCGCTGACCGCCGAGTTCTCGATTCCGACGCTCGCCGTCATCGTCGGTGGCGGCGTCGGACTGCTGGTAGGCTCGTGGACCGGCGCTCCGCGGATGATCAAGGCTGTCGCCCAGGACTACGCCTCGCTCGGGCCCCGACGGTCGATCTCGGCACTCGTGCCCGCGTTCCTGTTGGCGCAGGTCGCCGTCCGCTTTGGAGTGCCGATCTCGTTCAACCAGATTGTCATCAGTTCCATCCTCGGCGCGGGCTTCGCCGTTGGGGGCGGCGACGGCGTCGGCGCCAGGAAGCTCCTCGTGACGCTCCTGGCGTGGATGGTCTCACTGACCGTCGCGTTCACTATCGGCTACGGGGCGGTCGCAGTGGTGCCGTGGCTGTGA
- a CDS encoding NAD(P)/FAD-dependent oxidoreductase produces MPDRQIHDLVVVGSGVAGLSAAVYAARADLEPVVLEGDEPGGQLTLTTDVENFLGFPEGVGGMELVQRGREQAERFGAEFQRATVADAALDDRPFELELSDGETLRTHALVVATGAGARWVGAEREERLMGYGLSTCATCDGAFHRENDVLVVGGGDSAMEEALFLAKFADSVTVVHRRDELRASEIMADRARDEEAIQFRWNTELVELHGDQETGLNGASLVTHPEGHPKEKLEAGEDVERETVDVQGVFYAVGHVPNTAFLEDTPVELSQNGHVVTDSETTATTVDGVFAAGDVADARYRQAITAAGTGSMAALDAESWLDSTVEMPAQEVVNA; encoded by the coding sequence ATGCCGGACCGACAGATCCACGACCTCGTGGTCGTCGGCTCCGGCGTCGCCGGCCTCTCCGCTGCGGTGTACGCCGCCAGGGCCGACCTCGAACCGGTCGTCCTCGAGGGCGACGAACCGGGCGGCCAGTTGACGCTGACCACGGACGTCGAAAATTTCCTCGGCTTCCCCGAGGGCGTCGGCGGTATGGAACTCGTCCAGCGGGGGCGCGAACAGGCAGAACGCTTCGGCGCCGAGTTCCAGCGCGCGACTGTCGCCGACGCAGCGCTCGACGATCGGCCCTTCGAACTCGAACTCTCCGACGGAGAGACACTTCGGACGCACGCATTGGTCGTCGCGACCGGCGCCGGCGCTCGCTGGGTCGGTGCCGAACGGGAAGAACGGCTGATGGGCTACGGTCTCTCGACGTGTGCGACCTGCGACGGCGCGTTCCACCGCGAGAACGACGTACTCGTCGTCGGCGGCGGTGACTCCGCGATGGAGGAGGCGCTCTTCCTCGCGAAGTTCGCCGACTCCGTGACCGTCGTCCACCGGCGCGACGAACTGCGCGCCTCCGAGATTATGGCCGATCGAGCCCGCGACGAGGAGGCGATCCAGTTCCGCTGGAATACCGAACTAGTCGAACTCCATGGCGATCAGGAGACCGGCCTGAACGGGGCATCACTCGTCACCCATCCCGAGGGACACCCGAAGGAGAAGCTCGAAGCCGGCGAGGACGTCGAGCGGGAGACGGTCGACGTTCAGGGTGTCTTCTATGCGGTCGGTCACGTACCGAACACCGCGTTCCTCGAGGACACACCCGTCGAACTATCCCAGAACGGGCACGTCGTAACCGACTCCGAAACCACCGCGACGACCGTCGACGGCGTCTTCGCTGCCGGTGACGTCGCCGACGCCCGGTACCGACAGGCGATCACCGCTGCGGGGACAGGGAGTATGGCGGCCCTGGACGCGGAGTCCTGGCTCGACTCGACGGTCGAAATGCCCGCTCAGGAGGTCGTGAACGCATGA
- a CDS encoding MBL fold metallo-hydrolase, with protein MDAEDMDFPTPDEPVESITPETLKERIDSGEDVTLLDSRMTSEYEEWKIDGPTVESVNVPYFEFLDDEIDEDVLDQIPDDREVTVLCAKGGSSEYVAGALAERGYDVNHLEGGMNGWAAIYEPHEVERYDGPGTLIQYQRPSSGCLGYLVYDGDEAALIDPLRAFTDRYLEDADELGVELKYAFDTHVHADHVSGIRALADEDVEGVVPEAAVDRGITYDDEMTVASDGDTFPVGDATVEAVYTPGHTSGMTSYLIGGSMLATGDGLFVESVARPDLEEGDEGAEDAARLLYDSLQNRILTLDDDVLVGGAHFSDAAEPAEDGTYTAPLGDLKEQMDALTMDESEFVELVLADMPPRPANYEDIIATNLGQNEVDDEEAFTLELGPNNCAASQESLAGD; from the coding sequence ATGGACGCAGAAGACATGGACTTCCCGACCCCGGACGAACCGGTCGAATCCATAACCCCCGAGACGCTCAAGGAACGCATCGACTCCGGTGAGGACGTTACACTGCTTGACTCTCGCATGACGAGCGAGTACGAGGAGTGGAAGATCGATGGCCCAACCGTCGAATCGGTCAACGTCCCGTATTTCGAGTTCCTCGACGACGAAATCGACGAGGACGTCCTCGACCAGATCCCCGACGACCGCGAAGTGACGGTGTTGTGTGCGAAAGGCGGCTCCAGTGAGTACGTCGCTGGCGCGCTCGCAGAACGTGGCTACGACGTCAACCACCTGGAGGGCGGGATGAACGGGTGGGCGGCGATCTACGAGCCCCACGAGGTGGAGCGCTACGATGGTCCTGGAACGCTCATCCAGTACCAGCGGCCTTCCAGTGGCTGTCTCGGCTATCTCGTCTACGACGGCGACGAGGCCGCTCTCATCGATCCGCTTCGGGCGTTCACTGATCGCTACCTGGAGGATGCCGACGAACTCGGTGTCGAGTTGAAGTACGCCTTCGATACGCACGTCCACGCCGACCACGTCTCGGGTATCCGCGCCCTCGCCGACGAGGACGTCGAGGGAGTCGTCCCCGAGGCTGCCGTCGACCGTGGAATCACCTATGACGATGAGATGACGGTCGCGAGCGACGGCGATACGTTCCCGGTCGGCGACGCCACTGTCGAGGCCGTTTACACGCCCGGCCACACGTCCGGGATGACGTCCTACCTGATCGGTGGTTCGATGCTGGCGACCGGCGACGGCTTGTTCGTCGAGAGCGTCGCCCGCCCGGATCTCGAGGAGGGTGACGAGGGAGCAGAGGACGCCGCCCGATTGCTCTACGACTCGTTGCAGAACCGTATTCTCACCCTCGATGACGACGTCCTCGTTGGCGGTGCTCACTTCAGTGACGCCGCCGAGCCCGCTGAAGACGGTACCTACACCGCACCCCTGGGTGACCTGAAAGAACAGATGGACGCGCTGACGATGGACGAATCGGAATTCGTCGAGCTAGTGCTGGCCGACATGCCGCCGCGTCCGGCCAATTACGAGGACATCATCGCGACGAACCTCGGACAGAACGAGGTCGACGACGAGGAAGCGTTCACTCTCGAGCTCGGCCCGAACAACTGCGCTGCCAGCCAGGAATCCCTCGCTGGAGACTGA
- a CDS encoding sulfurtransferase TusA family protein: protein MSADHDITETLDAQGLNCPMPVVKSKQAIDGLASGEVLEVVATDPGSMSDIEGWAESTNGVELLEQIEGDDVYKHYVRKTDE from the coding sequence ATGAGTGCAGACCACGACATCACCGAGACGCTGGACGCACAGGGACTGAACTGTCCGATGCCGGTCGTCAAGTCGAAACAGGCCATCGACGGCCTCGCGAGCGGGGAGGTCCTCGAGGTTGTCGCGACCGACCCCGGTAGCATGAGTGACATCGAGGGCTGGGCGGAGTCGACGAACGGCGTCGAACTGCTCGAACAGATCGAGGGCGACGACGTCTACAAGCACTACGTCCGCAAGACCGACGAATGA
- the trxA gene encoding thioredoxin, with protein sequence MAAEPIPTEPIRIDGEEALEDLTKERELVLADFYADWCGPCQMLEPRLETIAADTEATVAKVDVDANQALASSYGVRGVPTLVLFVDGEPTERLVGLQSEDDLRGVIDART encoded by the coding sequence ATGGCAGCAGAACCAATCCCGACCGAACCCATACGGATCGATGGAGAAGAGGCACTCGAAGATCTGACCAAGGAGCGAGAGCTGGTCCTGGCGGACTTCTACGCCGATTGGTGTGGGCCCTGCCAGATGCTCGAGCCCAGACTCGAGACTATCGCGGCCGATACCGAAGCGACGGTCGCGAAGGTCGACGTGGACGCCAACCAGGCTCTCGCCTCTAGTTACGGCGTCCGAGGCGTTCCGACGCTCGTGCTCTTCGTCGACGGAGAACCGACCGAGCGCCTGGTCGGACTCCAGTCGGAAGACGACCTCCGAGGCGTCATCGACGCCCGAACGTAG
- a CDS encoding class I SAM-dependent methyltransferase codes for MDFHTFDADDADRLEEAGERYRFLSREELLYHLDPGESSVLADLGSGTGFFTDEVAPHAQKVYAIDVQPEMHEYYRGKGVPSNVDLVTANAETLPFDDAELDGVFSTMTFHEVASSAALTELARVMTPEGRIVIVDWSKEGSGEAGPPIDERFTSEEASNKLRDAGFDIETSLTRFETFIITGVRRTS; via the coding sequence GTGGACTTCCACACCTTCGACGCCGACGACGCCGACCGACTCGAGGAAGCCGGTGAACGGTACCGCTTCCTCTCCCGGGAGGAACTTCTCTATCATCTGGACCCCGGCGAGTCGTCTGTGCTAGCCGATCTCGGAAGTGGCACCGGCTTCTTCACGGATGAAGTCGCGCCCCACGCCCAGAAGGTCTACGCTATCGACGTCCAACCGGAGATGCACGAGTACTACCGCGGGAAGGGCGTGCCGTCGAACGTCGACCTCGTCACCGCGAACGCCGAGACGCTGCCGTTCGACGATGCGGAACTCGACGGTGTCTTCTCGACGATGACGTTTCACGAGGTTGCCTCATCAGCGGCCCTTACGGAGCTTGCGCGTGTGATGACACCCGAGGGACGAATCGTCATCGTCGATTGGTCGAAGGAGGGTAGTGGTGAGGCGGGCCCCCCGATTGACGAGCGTTTCACATCTGAGGAAGCCAGCAACAAGCTGCGGGATGCCGGGTTCGATATCGAAACGAGCCTAACTCGTTTTGAGACGTTCATAATTACCGGAGTTCGGCGTACAAGCTGA
- a CDS encoding YeeE/YedE family protein: MSERHPLFYPVVLLGGLVFGFGLAYSHMARPEVVLEFLQLQDFGLLFVMFGGSIVAGIAFFAVPALRERAPLTGRAYGRRMKSFDRNVAAGGVIFGVGWGLTGICPGAAYASLGVGNYPILWGIAGMFLGAYGQGYVRSLRADRDVDLSAAD, encoded by the coding sequence ATGAGCGAGCGACACCCGTTGTTCTATCCGGTGGTCCTGCTGGGTGGACTCGTTTTTGGGTTCGGGCTCGCCTACAGCCACATGGCTCGGCCGGAGGTCGTCCTTGAGTTCCTGCAACTCCAGGACTTCGGACTGTTGTTCGTCATGTTCGGCGGGTCGATCGTCGCGGGAATAGCGTTCTTCGCCGTTCCTGCGCTCCGAGAGCGAGCGCCGCTGACAGGTCGTGCATACGGTCGTCGGATGAAGTCCTTCGACCGGAACGTCGCGGCCGGTGGTGTCATCTTTGGCGTCGGCTGGGGCCTCACCGGCATCTGTCCGGGAGCCGCGTACGCCAGCTTGGGCGTCGGAAACTATCCCATCCTCTGGGGCATCGCCGGTATGTTCCTCGGGGCGTATGGACAGGGCTACGTCCGCTCGCTACGCGCCGATCGGGACGTCGACCTCTCGGCAGCTGACTGA
- a CDS encoding DUF7512 family protein produces the protein MAGLAIPTWDPQAAMLIGAVLLEAIVLYVGYGGLEKLIGPRLMSTLLEGEDAV, from the coding sequence ATGGCAGGATTAGCGATCCCAACCTGGGACCCACAAGCGGCGATGCTCATCGGCGCCGTCCTCCTCGAGGCGATCGTACTGTACGTCGGTTACGGCGGCCTCGAGAAGCTGATCGGCCCGCGCCTCATGAGCACCCTCCTCGAAGGTGAGGATGCTGTTTGA
- a CDS encoding DsrE/DsrF/DrsH-like family protein has translation MSTDTSPDGTGSSVDTAALQDRIDELEAQVADLQTDTEDDTKSMVIIATKGTLDMAYPPLILASTAAAFDWDVTVFATFWGLEILHEDNSKDLKLSSVGNPNMPVPNAIGALPGMDRMTTKMMNKRIDDNDTATIEELVQTSLDMGVEMQACEMTIDLMDYDEDDFYDGVTTGVGAATALQRMEDADIQLLV, from the coding sequence ATGAGCACCGACACCTCACCCGATGGTACGGGCAGTAGCGTCGACACGGCGGCCCTCCAGGATCGAATCGACGAACTGGAAGCCCAGGTAGCCGACCTACAGACAGACACCGAAGACGACACGAAGTCGATGGTCATCATCGCGACGAAGGGGACCCTCGATATGGCGTATCCGCCGCTCATCCTGGCGAGTACAGCCGCAGCCTTCGACTGGGACGTCACCGTCTTCGCTACCTTCTGGGGGCTTGAGATTCTCCACGAGGACAACTCGAAAGATCTCAAACTGAGCTCCGTGGGCAATCCGAACATGCCCGTTCCGAACGCTATTGGTGCGCTGCCCGGTATGGATCGTATGACGACGAAGATGATGAACAAACGCATCGACGACAACGACACCGCAACCATCGAGGAGCTCGTCCAGACATCCCTCGACATGGGCGTCGAGATGCAGGCCTGTGAGATGACCATCGACCTGATGGACTACGACGAGGACGACTTCTACGACGGCGTCACGACGGGCGTCGGCGCCGCCACGGCCCTCCAGCGGATGGAGGACGCCGACATCCAACTCCTGGTGTAA